Within the Cryptococcus neoformans var. neoformans B-3501A chromosome 1, whole genome shotgun sequence genome, the region TCCCACGCTTCCGCCTCATACAAGCCAGTCCCTACAGCTATCGTTGCCAAGAAATGATACGCCATACTCAAAGCCAACCAGACACATATTGCCACACAGATAACAGCTGCCGATTCTGCGAGCCATCGTGGGGCCGTTAAGCCTCCGCCCACTTTCGGAAACACGACAAACGTATTTTCATGTGAAAATTGGTAAAGAGCATTTGGTACGGGAGAAAAAGATCCTATGGTGTCGGATCCGTATGCCCGCAATAAAGATAGCATTGTATCGCAGATGATATAATTTCGAAAGAAAATTATAAAGTGCCGCCAAACGGCTTGCGATCTGGACAGTGGCAAAGATGGTTTGACTACCCATATTGGATATGTCTGCGACCGACGGATGGTTGCATCGCCATCAACAACGGCGCGTCCGTATGAAGCCAGGTTTCTGTTGTGGGAGCTATCATCGTTGAAGTTGACTTGTGGCGATGGGCTCGTCTGCTTTAGACTCTCCGGCCCCAAACCAAGCCGTCTTGCATTTATGCAGACGTCAAAGGCCGCAACTGACCAATGCCTTCCTCTGCTCTCCCAGTATTCGTCAACAAGCCTTGCTTCAATGAAAGCGAATTCCAAATATCGCACGGATATTGTCATGTAGCCTATACCGAGGCCATTGTTGAAGGCATTAAACCAAGGCTCTGAAACAGCGAGTCAGCTGGAAAATTACAACTGGCGTAGAACCCACGTAAGAATCGATACCTGAGCCCCGCATGCCACAGCAATCCCAATCCTAAAGCTGCCAGGGccaccctttcctttcGCGTATGCTCTCTTCGGAGCAAAAGAGCCTGCAGATACAGTGGTATGAAGGGAATAACAAGTAGCTTCCACCAATTTGACCAAGTCAACTGCTCCGTATTGGATAAAATATAGGCATGAATGGGTTCCAGGAGGCCAAACGGTGAAGAGGTCGTGGGGAAAACGGACATGGATCTGACGTCGATGACAAAATGCTCAATGAATGCTGTAGTTGTCCGTAATGAATAGTGTAATGGTCTAGAAGATGGAATACCGGTAGCGTATCCGCACGTATAGAGGAGGCGAGTTACCAAACTCCTCCCCAGCTTTTACTTTGTCCAAATTTTGTATGCGCCTGTTCAAGGTGTGGCTTGCAAAGAataatgatgaagaagaaagaggaggaaaagagaaggttATCGGATTGAAAACAGATTAGGACAAGCAAATTCGCCATTCATCGAATCGTCATTTGTTTGTCTTGACCGTTGTTGATGTTTATTGCCCGGGTCGCGAATAATTAAAACGATGAAACCTCTCCTTTCATATGTGGAAGAAAATTCTTATCAATTGAACGTCCACTTTTTGGCGTTATACTCAACCGTGATGCACCTATGAGCACGCAAGGTGGTAACTTTCATCCCCGTGCTAATATTGTTGCCCTTCACTCTCGCACACCCCCAGCTGCATACAAACCACGCAAAGATATATCCATACGTGCAGTATGTAGTAGAAACGTCTAGAATAAATGACAACTACAGAAGGGGAATAAAATACTCCTACCGCTTCGTCATAAGGCGACAGTTCGGATTCGGGAGACATTGGGTGGGGTATGCAAGTCTGGGTAATCAACAATTTTCGTGAAACAGAATAGTACTGGATGAGATATTTAATTAAAGGATAACTTCTTGAGACCATAAAAGTGGAACTATCCGACGTGAAAAAGCTCAATGTCATTGAGGGCATTTTGAGGTTCAAGGCTGATGCACTATTACTGTAGTTTACAGATAAAGAGAAGCTCAGTGACCTACAAACACGAAATCAGTATCAATACCAGAGATGGCGGGTTATCATTCACTCAACGACTATCGAAAGCAGCCGCAAGTTATAAACCTGATGAAACCGTTTCCCTTGTTCTCCTGGTGGTAATCCCCCTCTCCAAGCTGCTGAGAATTGGCGGCTGTGTTGCCTCCTCGAGAATTGACGTTCATGGGGCTGATGGGCTGCAGACCTGCTTGAGATTGCACAGCTATGTTGGACGCGTCATACGTTtcattcctctctcctGGCAAGACCTTGCTAGAGGCAAAAGGATGCCCACCTTGCTGCGACTGTCGTCGAGATTGAGGTAACGGGCTAGGCGCCGAGACACCAACCATGGCCTGGTTGCTGACATTTGGCAAAGCTGAACCAGATTTTCTTGGTTTGCTGTTAATGTTAGTGAAATTTCGACGTTTTAATAAATGTAATGTAATGCTCACCCCGGGGAAGGCTGATTAGCAGCGGATCCGTTTCTGAGTTTGTCAACCCTGTCTCGATATTCCCTGTCTCGACCGCGTGTGTTGTGTCGAGCGATCTCAGCCTGGGCAGCCGACTGACGCTGGTAAAAAAGGATTAGTGAGCGCGCGGACCACGCCAGATAATAAGACTCACCCCCGAAGCCTCCCACCCTTGACCATTGTTTAACATCATCCAATCATAGACACCatcgtccatctctccGCTGTTGGACAAGGCCAAGTCGAATAAACCTCGCAAAAAGTCATAGTCGGGCGTCTCATCAAATGTCAATTTGCGGACATAATTAAGGTAGATGGAGAATTCGTCTTCACAATCATGAGCTTTTGAAACGACATTTTCGCAGCAGAAAACTTACTGGGATAACCTTCCACAAGCTCAGCAATGGGAGTTGtctgcttcttttctccaatTTTTTCGTACTTTTGCTTGTTCGTGGCCGCCTTGAGGCCTTGCCATGGAAGACCACCACGAAGAaagtagaagaagacatgGCCAAGGGCTTCGAGATCATCGCGTCGGGATTGCTCTGGTAGCCGAATGTCAGCAAACGAGTCCTTGCAACAGGAACAATAAGGTCTTACCTCGGCCCAGGTGGGTATTGATACTCATGTAACGGGCAGTTCCGCTCAGgctctttctttctctatAGGGAATGTGTTGCTTCCTGGAAGGGGCAAACATTGTCAGATCCTCGCCGTACCATGCGAACTGTTACTCACGTCTTGGGGTCCCTGTATTGCTTTGCCATACCAAAGTCAACTACGTGGATGAGATTGGCGTTCTTGCTACTCGGTCGCCCAATCAGAAAGTTGTCAGGTTTGATATCGCGGTAGATTAGGTTTTTTTCGTGGATGGTCTGTACACGCGAGAGCTAACAGTTCGCAAGGTACGGTTAGCCGAATGGTTCTGTTTCCATAATACTACGTGGCACAGGCCCCCCCAGCATGAAACCCTGACGCACCATCTGCTTGGCAGTCATACAGCACGTTTTGACACTAAACTTTCTTCCGCACATGTCAAATAAGTCTTCAAGAGACGGGCCCAGCAAGTCGATCACAAGGATGTTATGCAAACCTTCCTGACCAAAGTAGTACACCTGCGGAATACCGACTGGAAGCGCAAATCAGTGCAAAACGCGGACAAAAAATGGCTGTTTACTTACGGCACCCACTCAAGATCTTGTAGCTCCTATACTCGTCACGGAGTTGAGGGGCATCTGATTTCCGAGGTTCCTGTTCACG harbors:
- a CDS encoding hypothetical protein (Match to EST gb|CF188018.1|CF188018; HMMPfam hit to Pkinase, Protein kinase domain, score: 124.7, E(): 2.2e-34); this translates as MATTHVIGSSNPGGHLTSAGSHSSSSSNIVGVHYKVGKKIGEGSFGVIFEGTNLLNSQTVAIKFEPRKSDAPQLRDEYRSYKILSGCLGIPQVYYFGQEGLHNILVIDLLGPSLEDLFDMCGRKFSVKTCCMTAKQMLSRVQTIHEKNLIYRDIKPDNFLIGRPSSKNANLIHVVDFGMAKQYRDPKTKQHIPYRERKSLSGTARYMSINTHLGREQSRRDDLEALGHVFFYFLRGGLPWQGLKAATNKQKYEKIGEKKQTTPIAELVEGYPNEFSIYLNYVRKLTFDETPDYDFLRGLFDLALSNSGEMDDGVYDWMMLNNGQGWEASGRQSAAQAEIARHNTRGRDREYRDRVDKLRNGSAANQPSPGKPRKSGSALPNVSNQAMVGVSAPSPLPQSRRQSQQGGHPFASSKVLPGERNETYDASNIAVQSQAGLQPISPMNVNSRGGNTAANSQQLGEGDYHQENKGNGFIRFITCGCFR
- a CDS encoding hypothetical protein (Match to EST gb|CF188018.1|CF188018; HMMPfam hit to Pkinase, Protein kinase domain, score: 124.7, E(): 2.2e-34), producing MATTHVIGSSNPGGHLTSAGSHSSSSSNIVGVHYKVGKKIGEGSFGVIFEGTNLLNSQTVAIKFEPRKSDAPQLRDEYRSYKILSGCLGIPQVYYFGQEGLHNILVIDLLGPSLEDLFDMCGRKFSVKTCCMTAKQMLSRVQTIHEKNLIYRDIKPDNFLIGRPSSKNANLIHVVDFGMAKQYRDPKTKQHIPYRERKSLSGTARYMSINTHLGREQSRRDDLEALGHVFFYFLRGGLPWQGLKAATNKQKYEKIGEKKQTTPIAELVEGYPNEFSIYLNYVRKLTFDETPDYDFLRGLFDLALSNSGEMDDGVYDWMMLNNGQGWEASGRQSAAQAEIARHNTRGRDREYRDRVDKLRNGSAANQPSPGKPRKSGSALPNVSNQAMVGVSAPSPLPQSRRQSQQAVQSQAGLQPISPMNVNSRGGNTAANSQQLGEGDYHQENKGNGFIRFITCGCFR